Proteins encoded by one window of Serratia nevei:
- the tesB gene encoding acyl-CoA thioesterase II: MSQALQNLLDLLDLEKIEEGLFRGQSEDLGLRQVFGGQVVGQALYAAKQTVPDERSVHSFHSYFLRPGDSSKPIVYDVETLRDGNSFSARRVSAIQHGKPIFYMTASFQSPEAGFEHQNLMPDVPPPEGLLSESEIAQKLAHMLPEKVREKFIGQKPIEMRPVKFHNPLKGSVEEPHRYVWFRANGSMPDDQRIHQYLLGYASDFNFLPTALQPHGVGFLEPGMQVATIDHSMWFHRPFRMDDWLLYAVESSSASGARGFVRGQIYTRDGVLVATTVQEGVIRQRDA, translated from the coding sequence ATGAGCCAGGCATTGCAAAACCTCCTCGATCTGCTGGATCTGGAGAAAATCGAAGAAGGGCTGTTCCGCGGCCAGAGTGAAGATTTGGGGCTGCGCCAGGTGTTCGGCGGGCAGGTGGTCGGCCAGGCGCTGTACGCCGCCAAGCAGACGGTGCCGGATGAACGCAGCGTGCATTCTTTCCACAGCTACTTCCTGCGCCCGGGCGACAGCAGCAAGCCTATCGTTTACGACGTGGAAACCCTGCGCGACGGCAACAGCTTCAGCGCGCGCCGCGTCAGCGCCATCCAGCACGGTAAACCTATCTTCTATATGACCGCCTCCTTCCAGAGCCCGGAGGCGGGTTTCGAGCACCAGAACCTGATGCCGGACGTGCCGCCGCCGGAAGGGCTGCTGTCCGAATCAGAGATCGCCCAGAAGCTGGCGCATATGCTGCCGGAAAAAGTGCGCGAAAAATTTATCGGCCAAAAGCCGATCGAAATGCGCCCGGTGAAATTCCACAACCCGCTGAAAGGCAGTGTGGAAGAACCGCATCGCTACGTCTGGTTCCGCGCCAACGGCAGCATGCCGGACGATCAACGCATCCACCAATACCTGCTGGGCTACGCGTCGGACTTTAACTTCCTGCCGACCGCGCTGCAGCCGCACGGCGTCGGCTTCCTCGAGCCGGGCATGCAGGTGGCCACCATTGACCACTCCATGTGGTTCCATCGCCCGTTCCGCATGGATGACTGGCTGCTGTACGCGGTGGAGAGCTCCTCCGCCTCCGGCGCACGGGGCTTTGTTCGCGGCCAAATCTACACCCGCGACGGCGTCCTGGTCGCCACCACCGTGCAGGAAGGGGTGATTCGCCAGCGCGACGCCTGA
- a CDS encoding YbaY family lipoprotein: protein MKLWQIVGGAAALTITLAGCAQKSADVPTQAAGNPAAAQTQIQGPAVTGSVNIRQRIALPPDAVLTVTLSDASLADAPSKVIAQRAVRTEGQQAPFSFTLPYNPSDIQPNARIILSAAVTVNGRLMFITDTIQEVVNRNGTRADLLLVPVQGVPIQAAPTAMQ from the coding sequence ATGAAACTCTGGCAAATCGTAGGCGGTGCCGCGGCACTGACGATCACGCTGGCAGGATGCGCGCAAAAGAGTGCTGATGTGCCTACACAGGCGGCCGGTAACCCGGCGGCTGCGCAAACGCAGATTCAGGGCCCGGCGGTGACAGGTTCGGTTAATATACGTCAGCGCATTGCGCTGCCGCCGGACGCCGTACTGACGGTCACCCTCTCTGACGCCTCGCTGGCGGATGCGCCGTCTAAAGTGATTGCACAGCGCGCGGTACGCACTGAAGGGCAACAGGCGCCGTTCAGCTTTACGCTGCCGTATAACCCGTCCGACATCCAACCGAATGCGCGTATCATTCTGAGCGCGGCGGTGACGGTCAACGGGCGACTGATGTTTATTACCGACACCATCCAGGAAGTGGTCAACCGCAACGGCACCCGTGCCGATCTGCTGCTGGTTCCGGTTCAGGGTGTGCCGATTCAGGCTGCGCCAACCGCCATGCAGTAA
- a CDS encoding MGMT family protein, with protein sequence MQPEDASFSQRVFHIVAAIPYGKVTTYGEVARLAGSPRAARQVGGVLRRLPEGSTLPWHRVINRHGQISQQGEDFQRQRQALLAEGIIFGPHSTVDFDRYGWRW encoded by the coding sequence ATGCAACCAGAAGACGCCTCTTTCAGCCAGCGGGTATTCCACATCGTGGCCGCCATTCCTTACGGCAAAGTCACCACCTACGGCGAAGTTGCCCGGCTGGCCGGTTCACCGCGCGCCGCACGTCAGGTCGGCGGCGTGCTGCGGCGTTTGCCGGAAGGCAGCACGCTGCCCTGGCACCGGGTGATCAACCGCCACGGGCAGATATCGCAGCAGGGGGAGGATTTTCAACGGCAGCGGCAGGCATTGCTGGCGGAGGGGATTATTTTCGGCCCGCACAGCACGGTCGATTTCGATCGCTACGGCTGGCGCTGGTAA
- a CDS encoding site-specific integrase yields MSLMLSRHGIWYYRKVNVLPCGKRREFRRSLGTRSKTEATKRSLRFADRPWLITETVSPTIGMSQTPQSELSFQELKLQAVQYVEFKSLEVCEREVASIKRCIGKYFNFTDQVFKRSRASEFISGLDVAIPTKNKYVKKISGFFRWLKHHTDYDFQNPFEGLLQKDREPVSQKREAYTDFQIKHLENGSTTLPEWKRWIVLLGRFTGMRANEICQLYHNDIFKNDGRWCIRIDDRYEGQVVKTENSKRTIPIHKKLIDIGFLHYVQKQKGRLFPQLTLYKGSYSHYFTRWFSGYRKRLGVPEFHSLRHYVATKFKNAGVVEHYAAAFLGHADNSITYRRYGKSVAVSRLYDLLEHI; encoded by the coding sequence ATGTCTCTTATGCTCTCCCGTCATGGGATCTGGTATTACCGTAAAGTTAACGTTTTACCCTGTGGTAAACGTCGTGAGTTTCGTCGTTCGTTAGGTACTCGTTCAAAGACTGAAGCGACAAAGCGATCTTTACGCTTTGCAGATCGCCCTTGGCTGATTACTGAAACTGTCAGTCCTACAATCGGTATGAGCCAAACCCCTCAATCAGAATTGTCATTCCAAGAGCTAAAACTACAGGCTGTACAGTATGTTGAGTTTAAAAGCCTTGAAGTTTGCGAGAGGGAAGTCGCTTCTATCAAACGCTGTATTGGCAAGTACTTTAACTTTACTGATCAGGTATTTAAGCGTAGTAGGGCTTCTGAATTCATTAGCGGGCTAGATGTCGCCATTCCTACGAAGAACAAATATGTTAAGAAAATCAGCGGATTTTTCCGATGGCTGAAACATCATACTGACTATGATTTCCAAAACCCTTTTGAAGGATTGCTCCAGAAGGATCGTGAGCCAGTATCCCAAAAGCGAGAGGCATATACAGATTTTCAGATTAAACATCTTGAGAATGGGAGCACTACTTTGCCTGAATGGAAGAGGTGGATTGTTTTACTTGGTCGTTTTACAGGGATGAGGGCAAACGAAATTTGCCAACTATATCATAACGATATATTCAAAAATGATGGGAGGTGGTGCATCAGGATAGATGATCGTTATGAAGGACAAGTGGTTAAAACAGAGAACAGTAAACGTACCATACCAATTCATAAAAAATTGATAGATATTGGTTTTTTGCACTATGTACAAAAGCAAAAAGGCAGATTATTTCCCCAGCTAACTCTCTATAAGGGATCATATAGCCACTACTTCACCCGTTGGTTTAGCGGTTATCGTAAAAGATTAGGCGTTCCTGAGTTTCATTCACTGAGACATTACGTTGCAACTAAGTTTAAAAATGCTGGTGTAGTGGAGCATTACGCTGCTGCATTCTTGGGACATGCAGATAACTCAATCACATACAGGAGATATGGCAAATCAGTGGCTGTGTCGCGATTATATGATCTATTGGAGCATATTTGA
- a CDS encoding chaperonin, whose product MSKISERLKHARISEGYCVICGSFGHLSKDHVPPRCATTIQPMFQKTVSEHYSSEEIKPINAHAGATFKTICKHCNNNLLGTLDADIKKPIEKFLLEINKYITGTHYYGNTISVPFNAIPFLRAMIGHLLAATSVEVCKKGPIDSDFYTPLREFVLGRNIQIEDTHDFYYWFYPNKTQITAQLISFFNNGHICHCSCMHFFPMAFLITFKGEGTYPAHSTKLNVDDRNLYFNMTQGNLDYVAFPFVPLRGNQMTVMTSSFTSASYPQK is encoded by the coding sequence ATGAGTAAGATTTCTGAGCGTTTGAAACATGCAAGAATTAGTGAAGGGTACTGTGTCATTTGTGGTTCTTTTGGACATTTGAGCAAAGATCACGTGCCGCCACGCTGTGCGACAACGATCCAACCTATGTTCCAAAAAACAGTCTCTGAACATTATTCTTCTGAGGAAATCAAGCCAATAAATGCTCATGCTGGAGCAACCTTTAAAACAATATGCAAACATTGTAATAATAACTTACTTGGAACATTAGATGCCGATATCAAAAAACCAATAGAAAAGTTTCTTTTAGAAATAAACAAATATATAACTGGCACTCATTATTATGGGAATACTATCTCAGTACCTTTCAATGCAATTCCATTTCTAAGAGCAATGATCGGCCATCTCCTAGCAGCTACTTCGGTAGAAGTCTGTAAAAAAGGACCGATTGATAGTGATTTTTATACACCACTAAGAGAATTTGTATTAGGTCGTAATATACAAATAGAAGATACTCACGATTTTTATTATTGGTTTTATCCAAACAAAACTCAAATAACAGCCCAGTTAATATCATTCTTTAACAATGGACATATATGCCATTGTAGTTGTATGCATTTTTTCCCTATGGCATTTTTAATTACTTTTAAGGGCGAAGGAACATATCCTGCACATTCAACAAAATTAAATGTTGATGATAGGAATTTATACTTTAATATGACTCAAGGAAATTTAGATTATGTCGCATTCCCATTTGTTCCCCTCAGAGGAAATCAAATGACTGTGATGACGTCTAGTTTCACTTCTGCCAGTTACCCACAAAAGTAG
- a CDS encoding recombinase family protein: MIFGYARVSTKDQNLERQLAVLEPICDKIITEKESGKSTSDRPELLNLLSHLRDGDTLITHSIDRLARNTRDLLEMIDGLVERGIIVRFLANSMSFDNSPQSRLILTMMGAVAEFERGMIASRRNEGIALAKEAKRYKGKQKNKELHNKIIEMLQVGKNTPDEIAKLCDCGRATVFRVKKEMLASTTRT, translated from the coding sequence ATGATTTTTGGTTACGCGAGAGTGTCTACGAAGGATCAAAATCTGGAACGTCAGTTAGCAGTACTGGAACCTATCTGCGATAAAATCATTACAGAGAAGGAATCAGGGAAGTCTACCAGTGACAGACCTGAACTGTTGAACCTGCTTTCACACCTCCGCGACGGTGATACCTTGATTACTCATTCAATCGACCGTCTTGCTCGTAATACCCGTGATTTACTTGAAATGATTGATGGTCTTGTAGAGCGGGGGATCATTGTTCGCTTTCTTGCAAACTCTATGAGTTTCGATAACTCCCCACAATCCCGTTTGATTTTAACCATGATGGGAGCTGTAGCTGAATTTGAAAGGGGAATGATTGCATCACGACGAAATGAAGGGATTGCCCTTGCTAAAGAGGCCAAAAGATACAAGGGCAAGCAGAAGAACAAAGAGCTTCATAACAAAATCATTGAAATGCTTCAGGTAGGTAAGAACACACCGGACGAGATCGCTAAGTTGTGCGACTGCGGAAGGGCGACGGTGTTCCGTGTCAAAAAGGAAATGCTTGCCAGTACTACCCGTACTTAG
- a CDS encoding DUF2188 domain-containing protein, translating to MGKDQHVVPHDDGWAVKGAGNSKATSVHPTKQSAVDAARGIATNQKSELVIHNKDGKIAKKDSHGNDPCPPKDKK from the coding sequence ATGGGTAAAGATCAGCATGTTGTTCCTCATGATGATGGTTGGGCAGTTAAGGGAGCTGGAAACAGTAAAGCGACTTCTGTGCATCCAACAAAGCAATCTGCGGTGGATGCTGCAAGAGGGATTGCTACAAACCAAAAGAGTGAGCTTGTCATCCATAACAAGGATGGCAAGATTGCGAAAAAAGATTCGCATGGTAACGATCCTTGTCCGCCAAAAGACAAGAAGTAA
- a CDS encoding winged helix-turn-helix domain-containing protein, producing MIYIIDKDITFNTENGSLKSIKKGREVFLSSVNSRVFKCLLEHGHEAVSRDTLLQQVWTDHGLSASSATLNQYISLTRRALTSVGFNERLIVTLSKKGYRLNRIIPIDRLRIDLPDPPPLADAPVPLAAPTATSKNTHHYFFILLRSLSIVVPLSFLALCFIYYKHHRDSEKKQVLSYVGTVNGCPIYYAGHFLENHQDDYLQFLVRKDLYGQRCRPGEIVITKVNRSHNANEDSGRQFIAKCTKDSAAVLHNCESEYIRAWKKS from the coding sequence ATGATTTATATCATTGATAAAGATATTACATTTAACACTGAAAACGGTTCATTGAAGAGTATAAAGAAGGGACGGGAAGTTTTCTTATCCAGCGTTAATTCTAGAGTATTCAAATGTTTGCTTGAGCATGGCCACGAGGCGGTGAGCCGGGATACGCTGTTGCAGCAGGTGTGGACCGATCACGGCCTGAGCGCCTCTTCGGCGACGTTGAATCAATATATCAGCCTGACGCGGCGGGCATTGACGTCTGTCGGTTTCAATGAACGCCTGATCGTTACCCTCTCTAAAAAGGGGTATAGACTCAATAGAATAATACCGATCGACCGACTGCGGATTGATTTACCCGATCCCCCGCCGCTTGCCGATGCCCCGGTTCCCTTGGCTGCGCCGACCGCAACGTCAAAAAACACCCACCACTATTTTTTTATTCTGCTGCGCAGCTTATCGATCGTCGTGCCATTATCTTTTCTGGCGCTGTGCTTTATCTATTACAAACATCATCGCGACAGTGAAAAGAAGCAGGTATTGTCTTACGTGGGGACGGTAAACGGCTGCCCGATCTACTATGCCGGCCATTTTTTGGAGAATCATCAGGACGACTATTTGCAGTTCTTGGTCAGGAAGGATCTTTATGGCCAGCGTTGCCGCCCCGGTGAGATTGTCATTACCAAGGTTAACCGTTCTCATAATGCCAATGAAGACAGCGGACGCCAGTTTATCGCCAAATGCACGAAGGACAGTGCGGCCGTTTTGCATAATTGTGAGAGCGAGTACATCCGGGCATGGAAAAAAAGTTAA
- a CDS encoding FidL-like protein, whose product MEKKLNILSATLVGLCVLTGSVVYSLVRSHHEFGDFSCEANATFNYFNSLDAQAAHDDIQLSLKINYIFLSGDKGVMILSGLANDGEEKYFVNRRVNFSYVSQGSFYRFHYGEVNYSPRDTLPEEVYTYFFSNESTFYHIRSVDKNTLMFSNAYSPMFLCNIES is encoded by the coding sequence ATGGAAAAAAAGTTAAATATTTTGTCAGCCACGCTGGTCGGCCTGTGCGTGTTGACTGGCAGCGTGGTGTATTCCCTGGTTCGCAGCCATCATGAGTTCGGTGATTTTTCCTGCGAAGCGAACGCCACGTTCAATTATTTCAATTCGCTGGACGCGCAGGCGGCACACGATGACATCCAGCTGTCGCTAAAAATAAACTACATCTTTTTGTCGGGCGATAAGGGCGTGATGATCTTGTCGGGCCTGGCCAACGACGGTGAAGAGAAGTATTTCGTCAACCGACGGGTTAATTTCAGCTATGTCTCGCAAGGCAGTTTCTATCGTTTCCACTATGGTGAGGTGAATTATTCACCGCGCGATACCTTGCCGGAAGAGGTGTATACTTACTTTTTCAGCAATGAATCGACGTTTTATCATATTCGCAGCGTAGACAAGAATACGTTGATGTTCAGCAATGCCTACTCGCCGATGTTTTTATGTAATATCGAATCCTGA
- a CDS encoding winged helix-turn-helix domain-containing protein, with product MDIHNIALNETLLENELVILNNNEKTLLFKKENVLIEMTELQRRFMLCLLSGIYKKNDIIRAVWFCNHETISDNNYYQMIFQCRSLLSRHGIPGEVIKTIPRFGVMLSFQACERAAANLQGECPSSSVNNRRRTWLDAVNYKVALVITLLFSVAMVVGISA from the coding sequence ATGGACATACATAACATTGCCCTGAACGAGACTCTGTTGGAAAATGAGTTGGTAATATTAAACAACAATGAAAAAACGCTGTTGTTTAAAAAAGAGAATGTGCTCATTGAAATGACCGAATTACAGCGGCGCTTCATGCTGTGCCTGTTGAGCGGTATTTATAAGAAGAACGACATTATTCGCGCTGTCTGGTTTTGCAACCATGAGACCATCAGCGACAATAACTATTATCAGATGATATTCCAATGCCGCTCTTTGCTCTCCCGCCACGGTATTCCTGGCGAGGTGATCAAGACCATTCCCCGATTTGGCGTGATGTTGAGCTTTCAAGCCTGCGAGCGTGCGGCCGCTAATTTGCAGGGGGAATGCCCGTCGTCATCGGTTAATAATCGCCGGCGAACGTGGCTGGACGCCGTGAATTATAAAGTGGCTCTGGTCATCACGCTGCTGTTTTCCGTCGCGATGGTGGTCGGTATTTCCGCTTAG
- a CDS encoding type II secretion system protein N: MSKRLIDFFMLLFFLTNLAFMLQLGWRMMAGDGAPVEPSRENAPGPGRHIVFPQEEDIGKINDAHWFGRYQAAKDGEKAHGYKVGEWAIGAELLANAPEAAALGKIAGLLFSDNAKKSLVIVEHGGKQTGYGVGDRLAGSNAVIVRIVKNKILLDENGYYATLTFKE; encoded by the coding sequence GTGAGCAAACGGTTGATAGATTTTTTTATGCTTCTTTTTTTTCTGACGAATCTGGCGTTCATGCTTCAGCTGGGATGGCGAATGATGGCCGGGGATGGCGCGCCCGTTGAGCCGAGCCGTGAAAACGCGCCCGGGCCGGGGCGCCATATTGTCTTTCCTCAGGAAGAGGACATCGGAAAAATTAATGACGCGCACTGGTTTGGCCGCTATCAAGCGGCGAAAGACGGCGAAAAGGCGCACGGGTATAAAGTCGGCGAATGGGCGATCGGTGCCGAGCTGCTGGCTAACGCACCGGAAGCCGCTGCGCTTGGCAAGATAGCGGGTTTGCTGTTCAGCGATAACGCCAAAAAAAGCCTGGTCATCGTCGAGCATGGCGGCAAGCAAACCGGTTATGGCGTTGGCGACCGTCTGGCCGGCAGCAATGCCGTCATCGTGCGGATAGTGAAAAATAAAATACTGCTCGATGAAAACGGCTATTACGCCACGCTGACGTTTAAAGAGTAG
- the gspD gene encoding type II secretion system secretin GspD: MIVLAGAARAEQFSANFKGTDIQEFINTVSKNLGKTIIIDPAVKGKVTVRSYEQLDEKQYYQFFLNVLDVYGYTVIGMPNNVLKVIAAKEGKRAALAQNGGEAIAEGDEVVMRVVPLRNIAAKDVSPILRQLNDSIGVGSVAHYEQGNALLITGRASVVNGLLELVREMDQDDGNRVETLALKHAAAPEIARMVNELFREEGKRRTAGASSLRLVADERTNSVMIAGDDRSREHAKELIDQLDNKSVTQGNTQVIPLKYAKAQSLVEVLTGVSAGLQNEKESAAANVALLKNVVIKADEQTNALIITAAPDVMRDLEAVVAKLDVRRAQVLVEAVIVEVQDGQGLNIGVQWANKYGGGTQFAGQMPGVSAGFENGMSDVFGKANGLMTGFYSGNWGVLLTAIASNNQNNILATPSIVTLDNAEAEFSVGQDVPILTGSQTTNSDNVFNTVSRKTVGIKLKVKPQINQGQSVLMQIEQEVSSVADSAGATPDSLGATFNIRTVNNTVLVDSGETVVVGGLLDKSNSELESSVPILGKIPLVGALFRSTATKASKRNLMLFIRPTIIRSTEGYARQSQRKLGKFDAEQQDDRELNDALRGEIAGDKKALDNRAFLATVASIDAFYSRGVRP, from the coding sequence ATGATTGTGCTGGCTGGCGCGGCGCGCGCGGAGCAATTCTCCGCCAATTTCAAAGGCACGGACATTCAGGAATTTATCAATACGGTCAGTAAAAACCTGGGCAAAACCATCATTATCGATCCGGCGGTGAAAGGTAAGGTCACGGTGCGCAGCTATGAACAGCTCGACGAGAAGCAGTATTACCAGTTCTTTCTCAACGTGCTGGATGTCTATGGCTATACGGTCATCGGCATGCCCAATAACGTCTTGAAGGTGATCGCCGCCAAAGAGGGAAAAAGAGCCGCGCTGGCACAAAACGGCGGCGAGGCGATCGCCGAAGGGGATGAAGTGGTGATGCGCGTGGTACCGCTGCGCAATATCGCGGCCAAAGACGTTTCGCCGATATTGCGCCAGCTCAACGACAGCATCGGCGTGGGCAGCGTGGCGCATTACGAGCAGGGAAACGCGTTGTTGATCACCGGCCGGGCCAGCGTGGTCAATGGCCTGCTCGAGCTCGTCAGGGAGATGGATCAGGACGATGGCAATCGGGTCGAAACTCTCGCGCTGAAGCATGCGGCGGCGCCGGAGATCGCGCGCATGGTGAACGAACTGTTTCGCGAAGAGGGCAAACGGCGCACGGCCGGCGCGAGCTCGCTGCGGCTGGTGGCGGATGAGCGGACCAACAGCGTGATGATCGCCGGGGATGATCGGAGCCGCGAACACGCCAAAGAACTGATTGACCAGCTGGATAACAAGAGCGTCACCCAGGGCAATACCCAGGTTATCCCTCTCAAATACGCCAAGGCGCAGAGCCTGGTCGAGGTGCTGACCGGCGTGAGTGCGGGCCTGCAAAATGAGAAGGAGAGCGCCGCCGCCAACGTGGCGCTGCTGAAAAATGTGGTGATCAAGGCTGATGAGCAGACCAATGCGCTGATCATCACCGCCGCGCCGGATGTGATGCGCGATCTGGAGGCGGTGGTCGCCAAGCTCGATGTGCGCCGCGCGCAGGTGCTGGTCGAAGCGGTGATCGTCGAAGTGCAGGATGGGCAGGGGCTGAACATCGGCGTGCAGTGGGCCAACAAATACGGTGGTGGCACGCAGTTCGCCGGCCAGATGCCCGGGGTGTCGGCGGGGTTCGAAAACGGCATGAGCGACGTGTTCGGCAAGGCCAACGGCCTGATGACCGGTTTCTACAGCGGTAACTGGGGCGTATTGCTGACCGCCATCGCCAGCAACAACCAAAATAATATCCTGGCCACGCCGAGCATCGTCACGCTGGATAACGCCGAGGCGGAATTCAGCGTCGGGCAGGATGTGCCGATCCTGACCGGTTCGCAAACCACCAATAGCGATAACGTCTTCAATACCGTGTCGCGCAAGACGGTGGGGATCAAACTCAAGGTCAAACCGCAGATCAACCAGGGCCAGTCCGTGCTGATGCAGATCGAACAGGAGGTCTCCAGCGTTGCCGACAGCGCCGGCGCTACGCCGGATTCGCTGGGGGCGACCTTCAATATCCGCACGGTTAACAACACGGTGCTGGTGGACAGCGGCGAAACCGTAGTGGTGGGCGGCCTGTTGGACAAGTCCAACTCGGAGCTGGAGAGCAGCGTGCCGATCCTGGGCAAGATCCCGCTGGTGGGGGCGCTGTTTCGCTCGACCGCCACCAAAGCGAGCAAGCGTAATTTGATGCTGTTTATCCGCCCGACCATCATTCGCAGCACCGAGGGATATGCCCGGCAGAGCCAACGCAAGTTAGGCAAGTTCGACGCCGAACAGCAGGACGATCGTGAGCTGAATGACGCACTGCGCGGCGAGATCGCCGGCGATAAGAAGGCGCTCGACAATCGGGCGTTTCTCGCCACCGTTGCAAGTATCGACGCGTTTTATTCGCGGGGAGTGCGCCCGTGA
- the gspE gene encoding type II secretion system ATPase GspE, translating into MKPRSAGPLLPFSWARQHGVLAVDGQHGIQIYCHPDTSHAALMEAYRCLPGEPALARLEAEAFDQRLVAHYQQESGQAQKMIDDLGGELDFYALAEELPQQQDLLDEQDDAPIIRLINALLSEAIKERASDIHIETYESELVIRFRIDGALRRILAPQRKLAALLVSRIKVMSKLDIAEKRVPQDGRMALKVGGRAIDVRVSVMPASHGERVVMRLLDKQGVRLELPSLGMAPAHQQALLRLIRQPHGIILVTGPTGSGKSTTLYTLLSQINDEQRNIMTIEDPVEYELAGIAQTQVNPKVDMTFARGLRALLRQDPDVVLIGEIRDGETAQIAVQASLTGHLVLSTLHTNTAIGAVTRLRDMGVEPFLLSSSLSGVLAQRLVRRLCPQCREPYALPDAQRHLLGLPPTPAVTCWRPLGCEACGGQGYHGRIGLHELLVLDEPMRMAIHRGDGELDIAKLAAERYLPLRQDGIAKMRAGETSLEEVLRVTREGDGDEV; encoded by the coding sequence GTGAAGCCCCGTTCTGCGGGGCCGCTGCTGCCTTTTTCCTGGGCGCGCCAGCATGGCGTGCTGGCCGTTGACGGGCAGCACGGTATCCAGATTTATTGTCACCCTGACACAAGCCACGCCGCATTGATGGAGGCCTACCGCTGCCTGCCCGGCGAGCCGGCGCTGGCCCGGCTGGAGGCGGAGGCTTTTGATCAACGGCTGGTGGCGCACTACCAGCAGGAAAGCGGCCAGGCGCAGAAAATGATCGACGACCTGGGCGGCGAACTGGATTTTTACGCGCTGGCCGAGGAGCTGCCGCAGCAGCAAGACCTGTTGGACGAACAGGACGATGCGCCGATTATCCGCCTGATCAACGCCTTGCTGAGCGAGGCGATCAAAGAGCGCGCCTCCGATATCCACATCGAAACCTACGAGAGCGAGCTGGTGATCCGCTTTCGCATCGACGGCGCGCTGCGGCGGATTTTGGCGCCGCAGCGCAAGCTGGCGGCGCTGCTGGTGTCGCGCATCAAGGTGATGTCGAAGCTGGATATCGCCGAGAAGCGCGTGCCGCAGGATGGGCGCATGGCGCTGAAGGTCGGCGGGCGAGCGATTGACGTGCGGGTGTCGGTGATGCCGGCTAGCCACGGCGAACGCGTGGTCATGCGCCTGTTGGACAAACAGGGCGTGCGGCTCGAACTGCCCAGCCTGGGCATGGCGCCGGCGCACCAGCAGGCGTTGCTGCGCCTGATCCGCCAGCCGCACGGCATCATTTTGGTCACCGGGCCGACCGGCTCCGGCAAGAGCACCACGCTCTATACCTTGCTCAGCCAGATCAACGATGAACAGCGCAACATCATGACGATCGAAGATCCCGTCGAGTATGAGTTGGCCGGCATTGCGCAGACGCAGGTGAATCCCAAGGTGGACATGACCTTCGCGCGCGGGCTGCGCGCGCTGCTGCGTCAGGATCCCGACGTGGTGCTGATCGGTGAGATCCGCGACGGCGAAACGGCGCAGATCGCGGTGCAGGCCTCATTGACCGGGCATTTGGTGCTGTCGACCCTGCATACCAACACGGCGATCGGCGCCGTGACCCGGCTGCGGGACATGGGGGTCGAACCGTTTCTGCTTTCGAGTTCGCTCAGCGGCGTGTTGGCGCAGCGCCTGGTGCGCCGGCTGTGCCCGCAGTGCCGTGAGCCTTATGCGTTGCCTGACGCGCAGCGGCACCTGCTGGGGCTGCCCCCGACGCCGGCGGTGACCTGCTGGCGCCCGTTGGGGTGCGAGGCCTGCGGCGGGCAGGGATATCACGGCCGAATCGGCTTGCACGAACTGTTGGTGCTGGATGAACCGATGCGCATGGCGATCCATCGCGGTGACGGCGAGCTGGACATCGCGAAACTGGCCGCCGAACGCTATCTGCCGCTGCGCCAGGATGGGATCGCCAAAATGCGCGCCGGGGAGACCAGCCTGGAGGAAGTGCTGCGAGTGACGCGCGAAGGGGACGGCGATGAAGTTTGA